A window of the Cannabis sativa cultivar Pink pepper isolate KNU-18-1 chromosome X, ASM2916894v1, whole genome shotgun sequence genome harbors these coding sequences:
- the LOC115696003 gene encoding uncharacterized protein LOC115696003, with translation MGSCISKCIPQNSHNSENPATSEEDGAKKLDLIQDKLVIISQTPTTTINTKQQNSPLYKIPNKFLPSPPSPSTSHTLSTNSSLSSFTTCPFSTKTICRSTSTISNSCSSSSTASSSSKDRSFSNDFLWSCYKENPHIIRINSIKQTSTSNYSNKTTSFLSPENVPPAALKKSSVSQKRLRSSSPSSVANDYHHLTRQKSFRRDIPEKSKPSGPIISSSRRLTASRSPSPSRRFIGTNPGPRGDNYKLSTHSKRTAPNYSLDSSRRVMNALGNYSDQTTTSYYSRKERSTTSRPSTSPKDISSGDRPIRSSLRNRDLSLNNNTINHPCGTKINGDAMISDQEFDSVLLEDIDNPLISLDCFIFL, from the coding sequence ATGGGTTCTTGCATTAGCAAATGCATACCACAAAACTCTCATAATTCTGAGAACCCGGCAACGTCGGAAGAAGATGGTGCAAAGAAATTGGATCTAATCCAAGACAAGCTGGTCATAATCTCACAAACCCCAACAACCACTATTAATACCAAACAACAAAATAGTCCTCTATACAAAATCCCAAACAAATTCTTACCCTCTCCACCATCTCCTTCAACATCTCATACTCTTTCTACTAACTCCTCTCTTTCTTCCTTCACCACATGTCCCTTTTCAACCAAAACGATATGTCGTAGCACCAGCACCATCAGCAACAGCTGCAGCTCTAGCTCAACTGCGTCATCGTCCTCTAAAGACAGGTCTTTCTCAAACGACTTCTTGTGGTCGTGCTACAAGGAAAATCCCCACATAATCCGTATCAACTCAATCAAGCAGACCAGTACTTCAAACTATAGCAACAAAACGACGTCGTTTCTTTCGCCTGAAAATGTTCCTCCGGCAGCGCTTAAGAAGAGCTCGGTCTCTCAGAAGCGACTCCGATCGAGTTCGCCGAGTAGTGTCGCCAATGACTATCATCATCTCACGAGACAGAAGAGCTTCCGCCGAGATATTCCTGAGAAATCGAAACCTTCTGGTCCAATTATTAGCAGTAGTAGAAGACTAACCGCCTCGAGATCTCCTTCTCCGAGTCGGAGATTCATCGGTACTAATCCTGGTCCTAGAGGAGATAACTATAAATTGAGTACTCACTCGAAGCGTACGGCTCCTAATTATTCTCTCGATTCTTCCAGGCGTGTGATGAATGCTTTAGGTAATTATTCTGATCAAACGACGACATCGTATTACTCAAGGAAGGAGAGGAGTACTACTAGTAGACCATCAACTAGTCCAAAAGACATCTCCAGTGGTGATCGACCGATACGATCTAGTTTGAGGAATCGAGATCTGTCATTAAATAATAACACCATTAATCATCCATGCGGTACAAAAATTAACGGAGATGCCATGATCAGTGACCAAGAATTTGACTCTGTGTTACTAGAGGACATTGATAACCCTTTAATCTCTCtggattgttttatttttctctag